One stretch of Croceibacterium atlanticum DNA includes these proteins:
- a CDS encoding YfdX family protein — protein sequence MLSFHKTSPILALALLATGACSDKGEEAKEQTQTSPNEVTETASASDEMNAVDASELLEEAVAALQETQTALGAIDEEDDKKALEALERATGKLEILLARSPNLALAPVDVSVVTHDILADEDAVKALKKQVEDKIDDGRLQEARRLMDGLASETIIRVSNLPLATYPDAIKSAAALLAKDKPQEAKEVILAALGTIVVQDTIIPLPIARAQGAINEARELAKKSSRTKADNDRITGLLEKAREQLRFARALGYAKKDDIKDLLDSVDEIEDETKNDQSGSRFFDKIEKLFERAKKASQPDSAGNNG from the coding sequence ATGCTGTCCTTCCACAAAACTTCGCCCATCCTTGCCTTGGCGTTGCTCGCGACCGGCGCCTGTTCTGACAAAGGCGAAGAAGCCAAGGAGCAAACCCAGACCTCTCCGAATGAAGTGACCGAGACAGCCTCGGCCTCTGACGAAATGAATGCCGTCGATGCTAGCGAACTCCTCGAAGAGGCCGTTGCAGCCCTTCAGGAAACGCAAACTGCGCTCGGGGCTATCGACGAAGAGGATGATAAGAAGGCACTGGAAGCTCTGGAGCGGGCCACAGGCAAGCTTGAAATCCTTCTCGCCCGCAGTCCGAATCTCGCGCTGGCGCCTGTCGACGTTTCGGTCGTCACTCACGATATTTTGGCCGATGAAGACGCCGTTAAAGCGCTCAAGAAGCAGGTCGAGGACAAGATTGACGACGGGCGCCTACAGGAAGCTCGCCGATTGATGGATGGTCTAGCAAGCGAGACCATAATTCGCGTTAGCAACCTGCCTCTCGCAACCTATCCAGACGCCATCAAGTCAGCTGCAGCGCTTCTTGCGAAGGATAAGCCGCAGGAGGCCAAGGAAGTCATACTGGCGGCACTCGGTACAATAGTAGTTCAGGACACAATCATTCCGCTGCCGATCGCGCGGGCACAGGGCGCCATTAACGAAGCAAGGGAACTTGCTAAGAAATCTTCCCGAACCAAAGCGGATAATGACCGCATCACTGGCCTTTTGGAAAAGGCCCGGGAGCAACTCCGTTTTGCACGCGCACTTGGTTATGCGAAGAAGGATGACATCAAGGATCTCCTCGATAGCGTCGATGAAATTGAAGATGAAACGAAGAATGATCAATCGGGCAGCCGGTTCTTCGATAAGATCGAAAAACTCTTTGAGCGTGCCAAGAAGGCAAGCCAACCCGACTCAGCGGGCAACAATGGGTGA
- a CDS encoding DUF5335 domain-containing protein, with protein sequence MKSVPKSQWTSFCNQVTDALTGLRAEIEVASLDLGDQVQAKSLPILGITYDHKSDVFEIALEGLDHLIRRPESLMVMDSPTGVTSMLVVDWDAVRHVIRFKEPLMLPAPQGD encoded by the coding sequence ATGAAATCGGTACCGAAATCCCAATGGACCAGTTTCTGCAACCAAGTGACAGATGCTCTGACAGGACTCAGGGCAGAAATTGAGGTCGCGTCTCTCGACCTGGGAGATCAGGTGCAAGCAAAGAGCTTGCCGATCTTAGGGATCACTTATGACCATAAGAGCGACGTGTTCGAGATCGCCCTCGAAGGCCTCGATCATCTGATCAGGCGACCTGAATCTTTGATGGTGATGGATAGTCCTACAGGGGTGACGTCGATGCTCGTGGTCGATTGGGACGCAGTCCGGCACGTCATTCGATTCAAGGAACCGCTGATGCTGCCAGCGCCGCAAGGCGACTAG